One Cryobacterium roopkundense genomic region harbors:
- a CDS encoding GNAT family N-acetyltransferase, which produces MTLPIVALPIHTERLLLRPLTEADAADVYEYQSLPEIVRYLPWPVRDRAESREHTLKRAGFTHIQNDDDLLILAAELPGGGGVAGRVIGDMSVFLKSVEHRQVAIGWVFHPDFHGRGFATEAARATLAFAFDEVGAHRVFAEVDPRNEASVALCLRLGMRLEATFVESEFFKGEWSGLCVYAILRSEWAPE; this is translated from the coding sequence GTGACTCTTCCGATCGTGGCACTCCCGATCCACACCGAGCGCCTGCTGCTGCGACCGCTCACCGAAGCGGATGCCGCGGACGTGTACGAATACCAGTCCCTCCCCGAGATCGTGCGGTATCTGCCGTGGCCGGTGCGCGACCGCGCCGAGTCCCGCGAGCACACCCTGAAACGGGCCGGCTTCACGCACATACAGAACGACGACGACCTGCTCATCCTCGCCGCGGAACTGCCCGGCGGTGGGGGCGTCGCCGGCCGGGTGATCGGCGACATGAGCGTGTTCCTCAAGAGCGTCGAGCACCGGCAGGTCGCCATCGGCTGGGTGTTCCACCCCGACTTTCACGGCAGGGGCTTCGCCACCGAGGCCGCGAGGGCCACTCTGGCCTTCGCCTTCGACGAGGTCGGCGCCCACCGGGTCTTCGCCGAGGTCGACCCGCGCAACGAGGCATCCGTTGCCCTGTGCCTGCGTCTGGGCATGCGCCTCGAAGCCACCTTCGTGGAGAGCGAATTCTTCAAGGGCGAGTGGAGCGGCCTGTGCGTCTACGCCATTCTGCGTAGCGAGTGGGCTCCCGAATAG
- a CDS encoding mandelate racemase/muconate lactonizing enzyme family protein: protein MTLITRLEVHRVRVPLLRPFTTAVRSATELETVLVQLTDSDGRHGWGEAPISRVTKSTTDDVTAAIDGSLRGLVLGRNLDDWFALAEELGHSPAPATARMAVDCALHDLTAQQAGLPLYRVLGGDVPAITTDMTLSVGDPAALAAAARTHIAEGFRCIKIKLGADGDQVARLRAVRDAVGPHVVLRVDANQAFSPERAVDVIHALEDAGVGLELVEQPVGAADWAGLAFVTSRVETPVMADESVWTLADLRTLIRLEAASMVNVKLAKTGGLHEARKLVAEAQGAGLGVLIGCMLESTVGIAAAASLAAASSLADTAPGSNGLDLDGGLWLRGTPVRGGAHYDSNSIVLADSPGLGIEGLAAPL, encoded by the coding sequence ATGACCCTCATCACGCGGCTCGAGGTGCACAGGGTGCGCGTGCCGCTGCTGCGCCCGTTCACGACCGCCGTGCGCAGCGCCACGGAGCTCGAGACGGTTCTCGTGCAGCTCACGGATTCCGACGGGCGCCACGGCTGGGGTGAGGCTCCGATCAGCAGGGTGACGAAGTCGACGACGGATGACGTGACCGCCGCCATCGACGGCAGCCTGCGTGGCCTCGTGCTCGGCAGAAACCTCGACGACTGGTTCGCGCTGGCGGAGGAGCTCGGCCACAGCCCCGCCCCTGCGACCGCGCGCATGGCGGTGGATTGTGCCCTGCACGACCTCACGGCACAGCAGGCGGGGCTTCCGCTCTATCGCGTGCTCGGGGGCGACGTACCCGCGATCACGACCGACATGACCCTCTCAGTGGGCGACCCCGCCGCCCTCGCGGCCGCGGCCCGCACCCACATTGCCGAGGGGTTCCGGTGCATCAAGATCAAACTCGGCGCAGACGGCGACCAGGTCGCGCGCCTCCGGGCCGTGCGCGATGCGGTCGGCCCCCACGTGGTGCTGCGAGTCGACGCCAACCAGGCATTCTCGCCCGAACGGGCCGTCGACGTGATCCACGCCCTCGAAGACGCCGGGGTCGGCCTCGAGCTCGTGGAGCAGCCGGTGGGCGCCGCCGATTGGGCGGGGCTTGCGTTCGTCACCTCCCGGGTCGAGACGCCCGTAATGGCCGACGAATCGGTGTGGACGCTCGCCGACCTGCGCACGCTCATTCGGCTTGAGGCCGCTTCCATGGTGAACGTCAAGCTCGCCAAGACCGGCGGGCTGCACGAGGCGCGCAAGCTCGTGGCCGAGGCACAGGGCGCGGGGCTCGGCGTTCTGATCGGCTGCATGCTCGAAAGCACCGTGGGCATCGCGGCCGCCGCCAGCCTCGCCGCCGCCTCGAGTCTCGCCGATACCGCACCCGGCAGTAACGGCCTCGATCTCGACGGCGGCCTGTGGCTGCGTGGCACTCCCGTTCGCGGCGGCGCACACTACGACTCGAACTCGATCGTGCTCGCGGACTCCCCAGGCCTCGGTATCGAGGGGCTGGCCGCGCCCCTGTAG
- a CDS encoding S66 peptidase family protein: MTGHPELGPLRPGDRVGLVATSGAPSPHNLAEAVAVLSGWGLVPVLGRHIGDRHPRASYLAGADADRARDLQDAWCDDTLRAVFVVRGGYGAVRVLDLLDPDLLRSARPKPLVGSSDVTAVHEYWAEHLGLATWFTPMAATGAFLDDETARAGVREALFEPFPGRSLGSFEAVTLVPGTATGSLTGGNLSLLSMTLGARGRPTPGIMGRNAGRIALLEDVGEPVYKIDGLLHSLLRSGWFEGLSGIALGSWTDCGEPGEVRALVEEVLVPLGVPLVWQLGFGHGSAALSVPLGVPATLHAGPVPRLELHRP; encoded by the coding sequence GTGACAGGGCACCCCGAACTCGGCCCGCTGCGGCCCGGTGACCGGGTGGGCCTCGTTGCCACGTCCGGAGCGCCCAGCCCGCACAACCTCGCCGAGGCCGTGGCTGTCTTGAGCGGGTGGGGCCTCGTGCCCGTGCTCGGTCGGCACATCGGCGACAGACACCCGCGGGCCTCGTACCTGGCCGGAGCGGATGCCGACCGGGCGCGCGACCTGCAGGACGCCTGGTGCGACGACACCCTGCGGGCGGTCTTCGTGGTGCGCGGTGGCTACGGCGCCGTGCGCGTGCTCGACCTGCTGGACCCCGACCTGTTGCGTTCGGCGCGACCCAAGCCGCTGGTCGGGTCGTCGGACGTGACGGCGGTGCACGAGTACTGGGCCGAGCACCTCGGGCTTGCCACCTGGTTCACGCCGATGGCCGCGACGGGCGCGTTCCTCGATGACGAAACGGCCCGCGCCGGTGTGCGGGAAGCGCTCTTCGAACCCTTCCCCGGTCGCTCGTTGGGGTCGTTCGAGGCCGTCACCCTCGTTCCCGGAACAGCCACCGGCAGCCTGACCGGCGGTAATCTGAGCCTTTTGTCGATGACGCTCGGCGCCCGCGGCCGGCCGACGCCTGGCATCATGGGCCGGAATGCGGGGCGCATCGCCCTACTCGAAGACGTGGGGGAGCCCGTCTACAAGATCGATGGCCTGCTGCACTCCCTGCTGCGTTCGGGCTGGTTCGAGGGCCTCTCCGGCATCGCCCTCGGGTCCTGGACGGACTGCGGCGAACCCGGAGAGGTACGCGCGCTCGTGGAGGAGGTGCTCGTGCCCCTCGGTGTTCCGCTCGTGTGGCAACTCGGCTTCGGTCACGGTTCCGCGGCGCTCAGCGTGCCGCTCGGCGTGCCGGCCACGCTGCATGCCGGGCCGGTTCCTCGACTCGAACTTCACAGACCGTGA
- a CDS encoding ABC transporter ATP-binding protein, producing MSYAVQTENGPSETVAVNGVNLVVEPGSTVGMAGESGCGKSTLAMSVLRLLPGNATLGGQVLLDGEAVNEMTWGRLRAVRWTEAAIVFQGAMHSLNPVRRVRDQIAEALFVHAKDLTPDFTKEPTRLARVAELLAQVDLPAAKGSAFPHELSGGQKQRVMIAMALACDPALIIADEPTTALDVIVQAQVLGLLTRLVRERGLSLVLISHDLSVLAATCDRIVVMQKGSVVEDGPSAEVMRNPQHPHTQALASAFPLVGDRASRRILPGYDATDAAGRAPGDVVLEARDLSVHFASGTTSVDRVSLSCRRGEIVALVGQSGSGKTTLARTLLGLQQASSGDVLFDGACLERKRASLTAFRRCVQFVLQDPTAALNPKQTVYEAVAEGARIHRLPGDERELVCAALRKAGLNPPERYLSAIPQELSGGERQRVVIAGALALDPEFLVADEPVASLDASVRAEILALLLRLRSELGLGALVITHDLGLAWNIADRVVVMFEGRIVEEGPVEDVLLNPQHEYTRRLLSVVPTLDADQVS from the coding sequence GTGAGCTACGCGGTGCAGACCGAGAACGGCCCGAGCGAGACAGTGGCCGTCAACGGCGTCAACCTCGTGGTCGAACCCGGGTCGACCGTGGGCATGGCCGGCGAGTCTGGCTGCGGAAAGTCCACCCTGGCCATGTCGGTGCTACGCCTGTTGCCCGGCAACGCCACCCTCGGCGGGCAGGTGCTGCTCGACGGCGAGGCGGTGAACGAGATGACGTGGGGACGCCTGCGCGCCGTGCGCTGGACCGAGGCTGCCATCGTGTTCCAGGGCGCGATGCACTCCCTCAACCCCGTGCGCCGCGTGCGGGACCAGATCGCCGAGGCGCTGTTCGTGCACGCCAAGGACCTCACGCCCGACTTTACGAAGGAGCCTACGCGCCTGGCCCGGGTCGCCGAGCTCCTCGCCCAGGTGGACCTGCCGGCGGCCAAGGGTAGCGCCTTCCCGCACGAGCTCTCCGGCGGACAGAAACAGCGCGTGATGATCGCCATGGCGTTGGCCTGCGACCCCGCCCTGATCATTGCCGACGAGCCCACAACCGCCCTGGATGTGATCGTGCAGGCCCAGGTGCTCGGCCTCCTCACCCGGCTCGTGCGCGAGCGCGGGCTGTCGCTCGTGCTGATCAGCCACGACCTCTCGGTGCTCGCCGCCACGTGCGACCGCATCGTCGTGATGCAGAAGGGCAGCGTCGTCGAAGATGGCCCCTCAGCCGAGGTGATGCGCAACCCGCAGCACCCGCACACCCAGGCCCTCGCATCCGCTTTCCCGCTCGTGGGCGACCGGGCCTCGCGCCGCATTCTTCCCGGCTACGACGCGACGGATGCCGCCGGCCGCGCACCCGGCGACGTGGTGCTAGAGGCCCGCGACCTGTCGGTGCACTTCGCGAGCGGCACCACCTCGGTCGACCGGGTGAGCCTGAGCTGTCGGCGCGGCGAGATTGTGGCGCTTGTGGGGCAGTCCGGCTCGGGCAAGACGACGCTTGCCCGCACCCTGCTCGGGCTGCAGCAGGCGTCGAGCGGCGACGTTCTCTTCGATGGCGCGTGCCTCGAGCGGAAGCGCGCGTCGCTCACCGCGTTCCGGCGCTGCGTGCAATTCGTGCTGCAGGACCCGACGGCCGCGCTCAATCCCAAGCAGACGGTCTACGAGGCCGTCGCGGAGGGGGCGCGCATCCACCGGCTGCCAGGCGACGAACGCGAGCTGGTGTGCGCCGCGCTGCGGAAGGCCGGGCTGAACCCGCCCGAACGCTACCTGTCGGCGATTCCGCAGGAGCTCTCCGGGGGCGAGAGGCAGCGCGTGGTGATTGCCGGCGCCCTCGCCCTCGACCCCGAGTTTCTGGTGGCCGACGAACCCGTGGCAAGCCTCGACGCGTCGGTGCGGGCCGAGATCCTCGCCCTGCTGCTGCGTCTGCGCAGCGAGCTCGGCCTCGGCGCACTCGTGATCACCCACGACCTTGGCCTGGCGTGGAACATCGCCGATCGGGTGGTGGTGATGTTCGAGGGCCGCATCGTGGAGGAGGGACCTGTCGAAGATGTGCTGCTCAACCCGCAGCACGAGTACACCAGGCGGCTGCTCAGCGTGGTGCCCACCCTCGACGCGGACCAGGTCTCGTGA
- a CDS encoding serine hydrolase domain-containing protein, translating into MTLRARLEGLLTAAVAAGVTPSASCAVWRDGAGGAAVVVGDAVRFGPNGRELEPAERTPAHSGTRYDLASVTKVVTAVTALTLVRDGLLALDVSVAEWLPAYRSDDKRAVTLRHLLSHTAGLPPTWGGWKRPPPGGRPGLVADLLGTRLVSAPGTAFGYSCVGYNTVMALAEAVTGQSWADLVVGRVLGAGSGLGFHPDVGDCAATEYQPELGRGMVRGIVHDESAWSLGGVAGNAGLFGTAEALLAFGERMRAGLPGVLAAELEQELWTDQLPRLLPPGVTGAGYGQGLGLRIGQQPWMGRPEARGHNGFTGTSLLMDRERGLSIVLLTNRVHPSRSHSDVVGLRAAVSNAVYDAG; encoded by the coding sequence GTGACACTCCGGGCCCGGCTCGAAGGCCTGCTGACCGCGGCCGTTGCCGCGGGTGTCACTCCGTCAGCCTCGTGCGCGGTGTGGCGCGACGGTGCGGGCGGCGCGGCCGTTGTCGTCGGTGACGCCGTGCGTTTCGGGCCCAACGGCCGGGAGTTGGAGCCGGCCGAACGCACGCCCGCACACTCCGGCACACGTTACGACCTCGCATCCGTCACCAAGGTTGTCACCGCTGTCACGGCGCTCACCCTCGTGCGGGACGGCCTGCTGGCCCTCGACGTTTCGGTGGCGGAGTGGTTGCCCGCGTACCGATCGGACGACAAGCGCGCGGTCACCCTGCGGCACCTGCTCAGCCACACGGCAGGGCTGCCGCCCACCTGGGGCGGCTGGAAACGACCCCCGCCCGGAGGTCGCCCGGGGCTCGTGGCCGACCTGCTCGGGACGCGGCTCGTGTCGGCGCCCGGCACGGCCTTCGGGTATTCCTGCGTGGGCTACAACACAGTGATGGCGCTCGCCGAGGCGGTGACCGGTCAATCGTGGGCCGATCTGGTGGTCGGCAGGGTGCTCGGCGCCGGCAGCGGCCTGGGTTTCCACCCCGATGTTGGGGACTGTGCGGCGACCGAGTACCAGCCGGAGCTCGGGCGCGGCATGGTGCGCGGCATCGTGCACGACGAGAGCGCCTGGTCCCTCGGCGGCGTGGCGGGCAACGCGGGGCTGTTCGGCACGGCTGAGGCGCTGCTGGCCTTCGGCGAGCGGATGCGCGCGGGCCTGCCGGGCGTGCTGGCTGCCGAACTCGAGCAGGAGCTGTGGACGGACCAGCTGCCGCGCCTGCTCCCGCCAGGGGTGACAGGCGCCGGGTACGGCCAGGGGCTCGGCCTGAGAATCGGGCAGCAGCCCTGGATGGGCCGGCCCGAGGCCCGCGGGCACAACGGCTTCACCGGCACCTCGCTGCTGATGGATCGAGAGCGTGGGTTGTCGATCGTGCTGCTCACGAACCGGGTGCACCCGAGCCGCTCCCACTCCGACGTGGTCGGGCTGCGCGCCGCGGTGTCGAACGCGGTCTACGACGCGGGTTGA